One genomic segment of Elusimicrobiota bacterium includes these proteins:
- the xerC_1 gene encoding Tyrosine recombinase XerC, giving the protein MAVALRQRGKSYSAYWREDGKVIEKSLGTDLRMAKIRMANIENQLVDKKKGINKQVLWEEYKEKYLKFISSDHAKDTVVRNKTIFNNFDRAITIQYLSDITPEVLEEYKLLRKNLGMMGSTINRELVGIKTAMKKAAEWGYASTNIWGVRKLPEVKRHPFFFSEEALQQLLSVADPYWRVIIHIGFYAGLRLGEIVNLKWADIDFKQRFLKVSPNDEWHPKDREARQVPMHRELEECLRGWQKASAGQENVVPWNMKYCILSMNFTRLRKRSGLDKGTLHSLRHSFASHLAIKGIDLNRIRVMMGHSSIVTTQIYAHLLPSNLINAIDELPTLKSETTPKKAPMNNPDAVCCHKNGADHGAPHVTKAPIAAIPA; this is encoded by the coding sequence ATGGCAGTGGCACTTCGGCAACGGGGCAAATCCTATTCCGCCTACTGGCGGGAGGATGGCAAGGTGATCGAAAAATCTTTGGGCACGGACCTAAGGATGGCCAAAATTAGAATGGCCAATATTGAAAACCAATTGGTCGACAAAAAGAAAGGGATCAATAAGCAGGTTCTTTGGGAGGAATATAAAGAAAAATACCTGAAATTTATTTCTTCCGATCACGCAAAAGACACAGTGGTCCGCAACAAAACGATCTTTAACAACTTCGACCGCGCCATTACAATTCAGTACTTATCGGATATAACGCCGGAGGTGCTTGAAGAATACAAACTCCTCAGAAAAAATCTTGGAATGATGGGATCGACTATAAACCGGGAATTGGTGGGAATAAAGACCGCCATGAAAAAAGCGGCGGAATGGGGATATGCCTCTACCAATATCTGGGGGGTTCGAAAACTGCCTGAGGTCAAACGGCACCCGTTCTTCTTCTCAGAAGAAGCTTTGCAACAATTGCTTTCCGTTGCGGATCCATACTGGCGGGTGATAATCCACATCGGATTTTACGCCGGCCTCAGGCTTGGAGAAATCGTGAATCTCAAATGGGCGGACATCGATTTTAAACAGCGTTTTCTAAAGGTTTCCCCCAACGACGAGTGGCATCCGAAAGACCGGGAGGCCCGGCAGGTTCCCATGCATCGCGAGCTGGAGGAGTGTTTAAGGGGATGGCAGAAAGCTTCGGCGGGGCAAGAGAATGTGGTCCCATGGAACATGAAATATTGCATCCTCTCCATGAATTTCACTCGCCTACGAAAGCGCTCCGGCCTCGACAAAGGCACCTTGCACTCCTTGCGCCATTCATTCGCCTCTCATCTGGCCATTAAGGGGATCGATTTGAACCGCATAAGAGTAATGATGGGGCACAGTTCAATCGTCACCACCCAAATCTACGCCCACCTGTTGCCGTCCAACCTCATCAACGCAATTGACGAGCTCCCAACGCTAAAATCTGAAACGACGCCCAAAAAAGCGCCGATGAACAATCCTGACGCCGTTTGTTGCCACAAGAACGGAGCGGATCATGGAGCACCCCACGTCACCAAAGCGCCAATAGCGGCGATTCCAGCCTAG
- the mdtB_1 gene encoding Multidrug resistance protein MdtB codes for MMLADVSIKRPVFATMMVAALTVLGLFSYGRLGVDLFPNIDLSIVTVTTTLRGASPEEIETSITKVVEEGVNTISGIDELRSTSYEGLSQVIVTFVLEKDADVGAQEVRDAVGRVLAEFPQGTDPPVIQKFDPGASPVMSVAVSGNQPLREITEIAKKKIKEPLETIRGVGKITMVGGREREVHVIVDPSKLASYHLSIKQVKESLEQQNIEVPGGRVDQDRKELGLRTMGRIERPEDFGKVVIANVNGVPIRVRDIGKVEDTEQEPRTLARLDGRSTVSLVVQKQSGTNTVEVIQKVTENLADLQKTLPPGIEARVVRDQSGFILSSVHTVQEHLVLGAILASLAVLLFMGNFRSTLIASVAIPTSLIATFILMDYAGFTLNNMTLLALALSVGVVIDDAIVVLENIFRHMEEDGTPAMRAASEATREIGMAVMATTLSLVIIFLPLAYMPGIVGRFLKSYGLTVAFAIMVSLFIAFTLTPMLCSRFLKIQHGPKNRLQKAVDRWNDVLKEHYGRMVQWSMAHRWIIVTSAAITILSTGVLIRFVGKDFLPPDDASEFQVTVKTPEGTSLKSTDEILQQIESEIQRLPGIKSLLTSIGEGEGAGVNDGLIYVRLKDLSERHEDQFEIMAQARKALSKYSGLRIGVSPISAISGGGFKSTDFNYVLAGPDLEKLQQYSSELVKGLKAVPGIVDVDTSLVFAKPEINVRINRDRAQDLGVKIEDIANSLRTMVGGEEDITKYKEGDDLYQVRLRVDKNYRNNAAVVAGLFVPSSKVGLVRLDNVATLIEQQGPSQIDRINRQRQVTISANLQGVPIGTAIEKTNQIVKSLKLPPEYTSGLQGKAKEFGRMIRGFLVAFILSFIFMYMVLASQFESFLHPITIMLSLPLSIPFALLSLLVMGQSLTIFSIMGIFMLFGIVKKNAILQVDYTNTLRERGMPRDEAILEANKTRLRPILMTTVVLVAAMIPVAIGKGPGSANRATMAVVIVGGQTLCLLITLLITPVAYAIFDDLTQWFNARFAKPAPDKKEASST; via the coding sequence ATGATGCTCGCAGACGTCAGCATCAAGAGGCCTGTTTTCGCGACGATGATGGTCGCCGCCCTCACGGTGCTCGGATTGTTTTCTTACGGCCGGCTGGGTGTGGATCTTTTTCCCAATATCGACCTCTCCATCGTCACCGTCACCACAACGCTGCGCGGGGCCAGTCCGGAAGAAATCGAAACGTCAATCACAAAGGTGGTCGAGGAAGGGGTTAACACCATTTCCGGCATCGATGAATTGAGATCCACCAGTTACGAAGGGTTAAGCCAGGTGATCGTCACATTTGTTCTGGAAAAGGACGCCGACGTGGGCGCTCAAGAAGTTCGGGACGCGGTCGGACGGGTTCTCGCCGAATTTCCGCAAGGGACTGATCCCCCCGTTATCCAAAAATTTGATCCCGGCGCTTCTCCCGTCATGTCGGTTGCGGTGAGCGGAAACCAACCTCTCAGGGAAATCACCGAGATTGCGAAGAAAAAAATAAAGGAGCCGCTCGAAACAATCCGGGGCGTCGGAAAGATCACCATGGTGGGCGGGCGCGAGCGCGAGGTTCACGTGATCGTGGATCCGTCGAAGCTGGCGTCTTACCACTTGTCGATAAAACAAGTGAAGGAATCTTTGGAGCAGCAAAACATTGAAGTCCCTGGCGGACGCGTGGATCAAGACCGCAAAGAATTGGGGCTTCGGACCATGGGGCGGATTGAGCGGCCGGAAGATTTCGGGAAAGTTGTAATCGCCAATGTGAATGGTGTTCCCATCCGTGTCCGCGACATCGGCAAGGTTGAGGACACCGAGCAGGAACCCCGCACGCTGGCCCGGTTGGACGGCCGGTCGACCGTCTCCTTGGTTGTTCAAAAACAATCCGGAACGAACACCGTCGAAGTTATTCAAAAGGTGACGGAAAATCTGGCCGATCTTCAGAAAACGCTTCCGCCGGGGATCGAGGCCCGGGTGGTGCGGGATCAATCCGGATTCATTCTTTCATCCGTTCACACCGTTCAAGAGCATCTTGTTCTGGGAGCTATCCTCGCCAGCTTGGCGGTTCTGCTTTTCATGGGGAATTTCCGCAGCACGCTGATCGCGTCTGTGGCTATTCCGACCTCTCTCATCGCCACGTTTATATTAATGGATTACGCAGGATTCACGTTGAACAACATGACCCTTTTGGCGCTGGCCCTGTCTGTGGGCGTCGTGATTGACGACGCCATTGTCGTCTTGGAAAACATTTTTAGGCACATGGAAGAGGATGGAACGCCGGCGATGAGGGCCGCGTCTGAAGCAACGCGAGAAATCGGCATGGCCGTCATGGCCACGACGCTCTCTCTGGTTATTATTTTTCTTCCTCTTGCCTACATGCCTGGGATTGTGGGTCGTTTTCTCAAAAGTTACGGACTCACCGTGGCCTTTGCCATCATGGTCAGCCTTTTCATCGCGTTTACCCTGACACCCATGCTGTGTTCGCGTTTTCTCAAGATTCAGCATGGCCCGAAAAACCGGCTTCAAAAAGCGGTGGACCGATGGAATGACGTTTTGAAAGAGCATTATGGGCGAATGGTTCAATGGTCGATGGCGCACCGGTGGATTATCGTCACTTCTGCCGCGATCACGATTCTGTCAACGGGCGTGTTAATCCGGTTTGTCGGAAAGGACTTTTTGCCGCCGGACGACGCCAGCGAATTCCAGGTCACAGTCAAAACGCCGGAAGGAACATCCCTCAAATCAACCGATGAGATCCTTCAGCAAATTGAAAGCGAAATCCAGCGGTTGCCTGGCATCAAAAGCTTGCTCACATCCATCGGCGAGGGAGAAGGAGCCGGGGTGAACGATGGATTAATTTATGTTCGCCTCAAGGATCTCTCTGAACGCCATGAAGACCAGTTTGAAATTATGGCGCAGGCGCGGAAAGCCCTCTCGAAATATTCGGGGCTTCGAATTGGAGTTTCTCCGATCAGTGCGATATCCGGCGGCGGGTTCAAGTCGACGGACTTCAATTATGTGCTGGCCGGGCCCGACCTGGAGAAGCTTCAGCAGTATTCTTCGGAGCTTGTGAAGGGACTAAAAGCTGTGCCGGGCATCGTCGATGTGGATACGAGCCTGGTCTTTGCCAAGCCGGAGATTAATGTCCGCATCAACCGGGACCGGGCGCAAGATCTTGGGGTGAAAATTGAGGACATCGCCAACTCGCTCCGTACCATGGTGGGAGGAGAAGAAGACATCACCAAATATAAGGAAGGGGACGATCTTTATCAGGTGCGTCTGCGGGTGGATAAAAATTACCGGAACAACGCCGCCGTCGTCGCGGGCCTTTTCGTTCCCTCGTCCAAAGTCGGGCTTGTCCGGCTCGACAACGTGGCCACGTTGATTGAGCAGCAAGGACCTTCGCAAATCGACCGCATCAACCGCCAGCGCCAGGTGACCATCTCCGCCAACCTGCAGGGCGTTCCCATCGGAACGGCCATAGAGAAAACCAATCAGATTGTTAAGAGCTTGAAACTCCCGCCTGAATACACCAGCGGCCTTCAAGGAAAAGCGAAGGAATTTGGAAGGATGATCCGGGGATTTCTTGTGGCCTTCATTCTTTCCTTTATCTTCATGTATATGGTGCTGGCTTCTCAGTTTGAGAGTTTTCTCCATCCCATCACCATCATGCTGTCTCTTCCGTTGTCGATTCCATTTGCTTTACTTTCTCTTCTGGTCATGGGGCAAAGTCTGACTATTTTCTCCATCATGGGAATTTTCATGTTGTTCGGAATCGTGAAGAAAAACGCCATCCTCCAAGTGGACTACACGAACACGCTGCGGGAGCGGGGGATGCCGAGAGACGAGGCGATTCTTGAGGCCAATAAAACGCGACTGCGGCCCATCCTCATGACCACCGTGGTTCTGGTTGCCGCCATGATTCCTGTCGCCATCGGAAAAGGGCCGGGATCGGCAAACCGCGCGACGATGGCGGTCGTGATCGTCGGAGGGCAGACGTTGTGCCTTTTAATCACGCTTCTCATCACTCCGGTTGCCTACGCGATCTTCGACGATCTCACCCAGTGGTTTAACGCCCGCTTCGCCAAACCCGCTCCAGATAAAAAGGAGGCATCATCCACATGA
- the mdtA_3 gene encoding Multidrug resistance protein MdtA, whose product MKKINGFLISLGVLAILFGGCKKKESDQKRLDSFPVRVSSVELRSLEDNLVVVGSLKAKAEATLYARVPGKLLRNLVKEGDAIQKGQAVALVERDEVGVKFEPAPVPSTLSGVVGRVYLDPGSDVLLNTPIALVADQSEMIGQADVPERYAPKIRSGQEVRIQVEAFSGKIFKGRVSRVSPVVDAMTRSAFVEVSIEDPSRLLRSGMFANLTIVMSAKKDILAVPLETVVEGTSPSVFVVSDGKANKRDIETGLKTDKFIEVKSGLSKGDQVVTFGLFGLKDGSAVELLDNGAEENAR is encoded by the coding sequence ATGAAAAAAATAAACGGATTTTTAATTTCACTGGGAGTGCTGGCCATTCTCTTTGGAGGCTGCAAAAAGAAAGAGAGCGATCAAAAGAGATTGGATTCGTTCCCCGTCCGTGTCTCATCTGTGGAATTGCGGTCTTTGGAGGACAATCTCGTCGTGGTGGGATCTCTTAAAGCCAAAGCCGAGGCCACATTGTATGCGCGGGTTCCCGGAAAACTATTGAGGAATTTGGTTAAGGAAGGAGACGCCATTCAGAAAGGGCAGGCGGTCGCGTTGGTTGAACGGGACGAAGTTGGCGTCAAATTTGAACCGGCGCCCGTGCCTTCAACATTGAGTGGGGTTGTCGGACGGGTTTATCTTGATCCCGGCTCGGACGTCTTGCTCAATACCCCGATCGCTCTGGTTGCGGATCAATCGGAAATGATCGGTCAGGCCGATGTCCCGGAGCGATACGCGCCCAAGATTCGGTCCGGCCAAGAGGTTCGGATTCAAGTGGAAGCGTTTTCGGGCAAAATATTTAAAGGACGCGTTTCGCGGGTTAGCCCTGTCGTCGACGCGATGACACGGAGCGCTTTCGTCGAGGTATCGATTGAGGATCCTTCTCGTCTGCTTCGTTCGGGAATGTTTGCCAACCTAACCATCGTGATGTCGGCAAAGAAGGATATTCTTGCCGTTCCGTTGGAGACGGTGGTGGAAGGGACAAGCCCCTCCGTATTTGTCGTGAGTGACGGCAAGGCCAATAAGCGCGACATTGAGACCGGTCTTAAAACCGACAAATTCATCGAAGTGAAATCTGGGCTATCCAAAGGAGATCAAGTGGTGACGTTCGGCCTTTTTGGACTTAAGGACGGCAGCGCGGTCGAACTGTTGGATAACGGCGCGGAGGAAAACGCCCGATGA
- the betI_1 gene encoding HTH-type transcriptional regulator BetI translates to MSRIKPAGRKQKILDATRHVLGEKNYHDVKLDDVAKRANIAKGTLYLYFRDKEQLMAAVLNDIVDRLEACLAVIKPSGSALDQLRAIIEQELIHFVENKDFIAQLSATKLNFCGAAAGRDLKDRFGQHIKLLCSHLEVCMKEGSLRRHDSRQGALYLVSLVRMFAIYEIHEKSRKPIPGYVDELMNFFLNGVGKKGGSNA, encoded by the coding sequence ATGAGCCGAATAAAACCTGCGGGCAGGAAACAAAAAATCCTCGATGCCACCCGCCATGTGTTGGGTGAGAAAAACTACCACGACGTAAAGTTGGATGACGTAGCCAAACGCGCCAATATCGCCAAAGGCACGCTGTATCTTTATTTTCGAGATAAGGAACAGTTAATGGCAGCCGTCCTGAATGACATTGTGGATCGACTTGAAGCTTGCCTGGCTGTCATTAAACCGAGTGGATCCGCGCTTGATCAGTTGCGCGCCATCATTGAGCAGGAACTCATTCATTTTGTCGAAAACAAAGATTTCATCGCTCAACTCTCGGCTACAAAATTGAATTTCTGTGGGGCGGCGGCGGGCCGGGATTTGAAAGACCGGTTTGGCCAGCACATAAAATTGTTGTGCTCCCATCTCGAAGTCTGCATGAAGGAAGGAAGTCTACGCCGACACGATTCTCGGCAAGGGGCTCTTTATCTCGTGTCCCTGGTTCGCATGTTCGCCATCTATGAGATTCATGAAAAATCGCGGAAACCGATCCCGGGTTATGTGGACGAATTAATGAACTTTTTTTTGAACGGCGTCGGAAAAAAAGGCGGGTCGAATGCGTAG